A stretch of Ananas comosus cultivar F153 unplaced genomic scaffold, ASM154086v1, whole genome shotgun sequence DNA encodes these proteins:
- the LOC109704199 gene encoding uncharacterized protein LOC109704199 — METYQDVTLEHMNELWNKWRGDLHRKFIKPCENMQEALKIVPEGVHREDWEWLVKEHFFSEKFLAASKRNSENRAKLSMPHRTGSKPFRQIIYKKGGKDGNPPSLATIFFETRKKVDNLKEIIQTRNM; from the exons ATGGAGACTTATCAAGATGTAACTTTAGAACATATGAATGAACTATGGAACAAATGGAGAGGAGACTTGCATCGTAAATTTATAAAGCCGTGCGAGAATATGCAGGAGGCCCTAAAGATTGTTCCAGAAGGTGTACACCGAGAGGATTGGGAGTGGCTGGTTAAAGAGCatttttttagtgaaaaatttcTA GCGGCAAGTAAGAGAAACTCAGAAAATAGAGCCAAACTATCAATGCCCCATCGTACTGGTAGTAAGCCATTCcgacaaattatttataaaaag GGAGGCAAAGATGGTAATCCACCAAGCTTAGCGACAATTTTTTTTGAGACTCGAAAAAAAGTGGACAACTTGAAGGAGATAATACAAACAAGAAATATGTAA
- the LOC109704200 gene encoding uncharacterized protein LOC109704200 — MRMQHEISRNEGGKEVTLMSLEKPHRPVARGILFSRDPSTIVGGEKLGQQYWEVYIEVVIMRNKSLIRSLHNLKTIGDAARKSIAWPSYLVKEDGK; from the exons ATGAGGATGCAACATGAAATATCTCGAAATGAA GGAGGAAAAGAAGTGACATTAATGTCTCTCGAAAAACCACATCGTCCTGTGGCACGAGGAATTCTATTTAGTAGAGATCCTTCTACTATAGTTGGAGGAGAAAAACTAGGCCAACAGTATTGGGAGGTGTATATTGAGGTTGTCATAATGCGCAATAAGAGTCTGATTCGTAGTTTGCATAACTTGAAGACAATTGGTGATGCTGCTCGAAAATCAATTGCTTGGCCCTCTTATCTT GTTAAAGAAGATGGAAAGTGA